Within the Flavobacterium sp. N502536 genome, the region GCTTTCATCGCGTCATCCCCTAAGTCTTCAGACTGCGAACGTGGATCGATCGTACTGTCACCGTCTTGTTGCTCTCCGTAGAAATAAATTGGGTCGTCCTGGTGTTTTGTAATCAGATTGTTAAGCGCAGTGTGCTCTTCGTTTTGGTCCGTATACCATTTGTAACCCCATTCGATAGCATATTTATCGTATTCACCAATTTTAGGTGTGATCGCTTCTACATGATCTTCGGGTTGGGCAATATAGTTGTATCGGGCATAATCCATGATTGATGGTGCTGTTCCGCCCATTTTTGCCGTGAATTCTTTTGATCTTAACGATTCTACCGGATAGGCAAATGAAGCCCCCATATTGTGTTTTAAACCAAAAGTGTGTCCTACTTCATGAGAGGAAACAAAACGAATTGCTTCTCCCATATGTTCGTCACTAAACTTGTTTCCTCTGGCTTTCGGATCAATAGCACCCGTTTGAATGCGCATCCAGCTTTGCAGGGAAGTCATGACATTGTGCCACCAGATAATATCCGATTCTATAATTTCACCGCTTCTTGGGTCCACAACTGCAGGTCCCATAGCATTAGATTTTTGCGAAGCCACATAGGTAATCACCGAGTAGCGTACATCGTCGATATCAAAATCGGTATCCTCTGCGGTAGGTTCTTTGGCGATTACGGCATTTTTAAATCCGGCTCTTTCAAAAGCCACCTGCCAGTCGCGAACCCCGTCAATGATATACGAGCGCCATTGTTTTGGTGTCGAAGGATCGATATAATATACAATTGGCTTTTTAGGTTCTACCAGTTCGCCTTTGCGGTATTTTTCGATGTCTTCCTTTTTAGGCTCCAGTCTCCAGCGTGTAATTAATTCTTTTTCCTGCATGGCATGCTGGCTATCGCTGAAGTACCAGTGTTTTTCAGAGAAATACCCCACACGTTTGTCTGCAAAACGCGGCTGCATAGCAACTTTATCCAACAAAATAATATTGGATGTTACCCCAAATGTTACCGAAAGGGCAGGGCCGCCCTCGCTTACCGATGTCGTAAGCTGTGATTTTACTACGATATTTTTTGGAAACGTTTTCACATTTTCGATATACGACAGTTCTGATTTTACAGATCCGCCAAAGCCGATGTTGCTTAATATGTCGTTGAAACTCTTTTGTTTACCGTCAAAAACCTTGTTGGCTTTGATGACAACTGAAGTAGAGTCGTTATTTTTGGTTTCGATATCAAAAACTTCAATAATAGATTCTGAGAAATTACTGTTTACCGAAGCCGTAATAGCATCTCCAACAGGGGAGGATACCTTTGGAACAGAAGATTTTACCCAAACTTTTTTGGCAGTTAAATCTTTATGAAACGTTATAATTTTATTCTCGTAATTCATCCCTTTATTCAATCCGGCATCATTAACAGGTAAGGGAACATTGGAGATTTTATTGACTACTAAAAACTCTCTTTGGAAAAGAGAATCGTTAATTTCTAAGTACAAATCTGTTTTGACCTGAATGGTATTGAAGAGCCCTTTCTTGAAAGTTCCCTTTTTTACAAGATCATCATACTTTTTTCCTTTAGAATCTTTTAATGAATCTTTAACTTGTTCTGTTTTGTCTTCTTTATTCTTTTTATTCTTTTTTTGAGAAACCATAGTGCTGGTACTCAGTACCAGTACTAATAAAACGATATTTTTTAGGTTTATCAACAATGCCTTTTCTCTCATTGAAAGTTAAGTTTAGGTTAATTTTTGGCTAAAAATATTGCAGGGCTAACGTTAAAAAAAACAAAATGGAGTGAGTGGCTTTTTTTCGGGAGTGAATGTTTTGTTTTATCCGATTAAAGGCAAAATGCAAGTAAAATCGCCGTCTTTTTTGAAGACCTTGAAATCGTCTTTAGAATAATATTTGTAAATAATTTCTAAGTATTTGTGACCAAACTTGGATTCTTTTCCGAAGTTTTGCTTTTCGTTTAAATTATTGGTAATAATTACAACGTTTTCTTTAATGTCAATTGTTATTTTTAAAGGGGTTTCTTCAGAAGCTATATTGTGTTTTATGGCGTTTTCCACCGCGATCTGAAAAGCCAGATACGGTACTTTTTTAGCCAGATTATTTTCGTCTTCAATGTGAATTGAAAAAACAAATTCTTCAGTAAATCGGGTTTGCTGCAGAAAAATGTACTTTTCAATAAAAAGCAGTTCTTCTTGTACCGTAACAATATTGTTTGCGGGCGGGCTAATCAGATACCGGTATATCTTAGACAGATTAAGGGTAAATTTTCGTGCGACAGCCGTATTGCTTTCGATAAGCATATAAAGCGAGTTCAGGGAGTTAAACAAAAAGTGTGGATTAATCTGCTCTTTTAATTGTTGTAACTGAATAAGTGCTTTTTCTTTGTTGATCGTTTCATTTTCGATCAGCAGGTTGTTTTTTTCCTGTGCAAGTACTTCTTTTTCCTGAAAGGTTTTGCGTGTAAATAGGGTAAACAGATAAAAGAATACAATTAAAATTGCCGTGGTTACGATGTAAATTAACGAAGCATACTTTTTTACTGTATTAACATCTTCATTTGATATTTTCTCCGCAAAATTAACGCAGACGTACCAGTTGGTTCCTTTAACATTGAGTCGTTTGGTATAACGAACGATGTCCAGCCCTAAATATTCTGAAAGCGCAATGGTTCGGCTAAAGCCATTTTTATCCGTAAAAGTAGTATCACGCGGACGAAGGTTTGTGATTTTGAAAATGTTCTTTTTCAGTAGTTTTACTTCCGGATGGTACAAAATCGTTCCTTTTTTATCGAATACAAAAGCATAATTGAGCGCTTTCTGATCGATAGTAGAGAAATAAGATTGAAGGGCTTGTAAGTCAATATCATACCCGTATCGAATTACCGTGCCATTTGTAGCCGTGTATTTGTAGTAGATGCGCCAGAAAAAGTTTTTATCGTCTTCAACGATGCAGTTGTATTCGCTGAGATTCCCGTTTTGGGCAGCAAAATTCTTTATAGAAGCTTCGAGATTAGGGCTATTCTTGGCGGTTACAAATGTAATGTGCTGGCTGTTAATTTGAAACCAGTTGTTTTTTATCAGGCTGTCATTGGCATGAATGGTACTCAACACTTTTAAATTATCGGATAAGTTGTGCGTATTACTCATCTCGACAACACGTTTTAACTCCTTTTGAGTTTCTAAAAAACGTGACAATTCCTGTGCGAGTACTTCGTGTTTTTTTTGAAAGCCGCGTTCTTCTGTTGCTGTATTTGATTTTTCGGTAATTTCAGTTATAAAGCTGCTTAAAATATAAATCGAAAGCAGTGTAAGAACAATGAAAATGATTCCTAAAATGAAGAAGTTCCTGCCGGAAAAGGTATTTTTAAAAGTAAATTTCAACGATGTAGATTAAAATATAAGGCCCTATTTCAGTCCTTATAACAATAAGTTTTAAATTTTTCAGGGTGCAAATATAAAACTTTTTGATTGATACTGTTCAAGTTAGCAAAAGTTAACAGTATTTTGAAGGGTTCGTTTAGTAAAAATCCTGTTAAGACAAAAAAGTTTCAGGTTTAAGTTTCAAAATAAACGCAAGACCTATAAAAAACAAAGTTCGCAAAGCTAAATTTAAACTTTGCGAACCTTGCGTAAACCTTTGCGAACCTTGCGGTAAAATTAAGTAGTAATTCTATTCTCATTTCAAACCTGAAACCTAAAACCTAAAACTTGAAACCTGAAACAAAACCTACGAAATCTGCAGATGCTCCATCGTTTTTCCCACCAAAGTCTTAGTGCCCACTATTTTAAAGCCTAATTTTAAATACAATTTTTTCGCGCTTGGATTTGCTTCTTCCACCAATAAACCTAAAGTCTGGTGGTTTTGCGTTACATACTCCTCAATTAAAAATTGCAGAAGTTTTGAGCCAATCCCTTTTCCCTGGTGATTTGGACTTACCCCAACCGAATCAATATAAAATTCACCGCTTTGTGTTTCGTCTTCCGGACTAAAATCAGAATTGAAATTCAAACGGACATAATCAACAATCGGTTTTCGTAACGGATGCAACTGAGCCCCATCATAAACAGAGACCGCTCCCACAATTTCGTTTCCATCTTCCGCTACAAAACAGTTTTGATAGGAGTATTGATTATTTTCGGTTTCAACAAAATGAAGCAGGAAATAGTACGCTGTTTTAGGGTTCTTTTCACCGATAAATTTATAGATAATGTCCTCCATTGCCAGCAATAAAAGTGCTGCAATATTTTCTGAATCTTCAATTGTTGCTTTTCTGATAATCATGATAAATGCGTTTAGTCTGCAAAATTACGCCAACTTTTACAGATCAATCATTTTTGCACAAAATTTATACTGAAAAATTGCAGTTTCTTTAATATTTACTAAAATGGTCGGTCGCGCACTGCATATTTGTATTTGTGTTAAGTAGTTTGTTATTAAATGATTAGGTGTGTTTTAAAGTGTGCTTTTTTAATGGGTTAGGCAAAACATAGAAGTTTAGAAACTAAAGCAGTCAGCGTTTTTCTTTTGGGTGTAAATAATCTATATTGTAGTAAAAAGACTAAAATTCAAAGAAGGGTTGTTGATAACTGTTGACCAACTAAAGCCGTTTTTTGCCTCCTTTGCTGTTGATAACTCTATTTAGATTTAGTATAAATAACTGAGATTTCGCCTCTTACCGTTTATTTTCCAACTGTTGATAAAACGCAAAAATGAGGGAAGATTTTGGGGAGCCAAACTGTTGATAATTGCGTCGTTTTTTAACATCAAAAAAGGGATAAAAGAAGATCTCCGGGGTAAATTTGTATTTATAGAAATGTCGTCAAAACCTCCCCAAGTACGAAGCATTTTTATTCAAATTCAGTCAACATTTAATACTTATACATATGTCTATATTTGATAAAAGAATCAATTATAAACCTTTCGAATACCCGGAGGTTTTGCAGTTTACAGAAGCCATAAATAAAGCGTATTGGGTTCATACTGAGGTTGATTTTACTGCTGATACACAGGATTTTCATTCGCATTTGAATGCGGCAGAAAAAACAGCCATTAAAAATAGTTTACTGGCAATTGCACAGATAGAAGTAGCGGTAAAAAGCTTTTGGGGTAATATCTACGAACATTTTCCAAAGCCGGAATTCAATGGACTGGGGACTACCTTTGCCGAATGTGAGTTCAGACATTCTGAGGCTTATTCCCGTTTACTCGAAGTGTTAGGATACAATGATGAATTCGAAAAACTTTTAGACATTCCTGTAATCCGCAAGCGTGTCGATTATCTGTCAGACGTACTTAAGGATACCAAATCGCAGGACAATAAAAAGTATGTCATTTCCCTGATCTTATTTAGTATTCTAATTGAGAATGTGTCGCTTTTTAGTCAGTTTGCAATCTTGTTGTCTTTTACCCGATTCAAAGGATATATGAAAAATGTGAGTAACATTATCGCATGGACTTCTATTGACGAGCAAATTCATGCCAATGGCGGAATTTTTATCGTAAACAAAATCCGTGAAGAATTTCCGGATTATTTCGACGAAGAAACACTAAATCTCGTTCGCGAAACCGTTAAAAATTCGATTGATGTAGAAGCCGATATCTTAGACTGGATTTTTGAAGAGGGAGAGATTGAAACAATCAATAAAACTGATTTGGTTAATTTCATGAAGTTCAGAATAGACGAAAGCCTGGTTCAAATTAATATTCCAACTATTTTTAATGTTGCAGCAGACGATTATAAGGCGATGGCCTGGTTTGAAGAAGAAGTTTTTGCCAACAGTCTGGATGATTTCTTTGCAAAAAGACCAGTAGAATATACCAAACACGACAAAAGCATTACGGCAAACGACCTGTTTTAAAAAGCAAATTACAATTATGAATACAATAGATACAACTTCAGCAAACAGCCTTCCGTTAGGTGAGGCCGATAATAAAATGTGGTGGAAAAACTCTGAAAGTGAGCAAATTTTAAATCGTGGTTATCTTTTAAAAGGAGAAACTGTAGAAGGTGCAATTGACAGAATTTGCACGGCTGCAGCCAGAAGATTATACAAACCCGAATTGAAAGAATCTTTTGTAGAAATGATCGAACGCGGCTGGATGAGTATCAGCTCTCCTGTTTGGGCCAATATGGGAACTGAACGTGGTTTGCCAATTTCGTGTTTTAATGTGCATGTTCCGGATGAGATTGAAGGAATTACACATAAACTGGGAGAAGTGATTATGCAAACCAAAATTGGTGGAGGAACATCGGGATATTTTGGGGAGTTACGTGAAAGAGGAAGCGCTGTTACAGATAACGGTAAGAGTAGTGGGGCGGTAAGTTTTATGAAACTTTTTGATACTACGATGGATACCATTTCTCAGGGCGGGGTACGCCGTGGAGCATTTGCGGCTTATTTAGACGTAGATCACCCGGATATTGAGGAGTTTTTGAAGATTAAGAGTATTGGAAATCCAATTCAGAATTTGTTTACCGGGATCTGTGTACCGGATTACTGGATGCAGG harbors:
- a CDS encoding zinc-dependent metalloprotease, encoding MREKALLINLKNIVLLVLVLSTSTMVSQKKNKKNKEDKTEQVKDSLKDSKGKKYDDLVKKGTFKKGLFNTIQVKTDLYLEINDSLFQREFLVVNKISNVPLPVNDAGLNKGMNYENKIITFHKDLTAKKVWVKSSVPKVSSPVGDAITASVNSNFSESIIEVFDIETKNNDSTSVVIKANKVFDGKQKSFNDILSNIGFGGSVKSELSYIENVKTFPKNIVVKSQLTTSVSEGGPALSVTFGVTSNIILLDKVAMQPRFADKRVGYFSEKHWYFSDSQHAMQEKELITRWRLEPKKEDIEKYRKGELVEPKKPIVYYIDPSTPKQWRSYIIDGVRDWQVAFERAGFKNAVIAKEPTAEDTDFDIDDVRYSVITYVASQKSNAMGPAVVDPRSGEIIESDIIWWHNVMTSLQSWMRIQTGAIDPKARGNKFSDEHMGEAIRFVSSHEVGHTFGLKHNMGASFAYPVESLRSKEFTAKMGGTAPSIMDYARYNYIAQPEDHVEAITPKIGEYDKYAIEWGYKWYTDQNEEHTALNNLITKHQDDPIYFYGEQQDGDSTIDPRSQSEDLGDDAMKASEYGLKNLKKVVGKILEWTYDKDESYYQTGKLYIGAIGQWNLYNYHVLTNVGGIYLNTTVHGDNKASYIPVPAAIQKRAVSYLLKNSISLPEWLFFNPILDKTNPLKDSPLGPYEYTPYTLARELQYGILYNLLSDDRLLRMTENELFQRNEAKENVFTVTQLFKTIHQNIFAPTIQNKSLTIMERMTQKNYVDILIVSTNKLFEKTDSKKGIQLSETLNMPHLCDYLNESKMARNINQSSLKRVSEVTSDKKGELNQILQLLKTKRNIGNQETRNHYFDLIQRIERALNNTL
- a CDS encoding histidine kinase, producing MKFTFKNTFSGRNFFILGIIFIVLTLLSIYILSSFITEITEKSNTATEERGFQKKHEVLAQELSRFLETQKELKRVVEMSNTHNLSDNLKVLSTIHANDSLIKNNWFQINSQHITFVTAKNSPNLEASIKNFAAQNGNLSEYNCIVEDDKNFFWRIYYKYTATNGTVIRYGYDIDLQALQSYFSTIDQKALNYAFVFDKKGTILYHPEVKLLKKNIFKITNLRPRDTTFTDKNGFSRTIALSEYLGLDIVRYTKRLNVKGTNWYVCVNFAEKISNEDVNTVKKYASLIYIVTTAILIVFFYLFTLFTRKTFQEKEVLAQEKNNLLIENETINKEKALIQLQQLKEQINPHFLFNSLNSLYMLIESNTAVARKFTLNLSKIYRYLISPPANNIVTVQEELLFIEKYIFLQQTRFTEEFVFSIHIEDENNLAKKVPYLAFQIAVENAIKHNIASEETPLKITIDIKENVVIITNNLNEKQNFGKESKFGHKYLEIIYKYYSKDDFKVFKKDGDFTCILPLIG
- a CDS encoding GNAT family N-acetyltransferase, which codes for MIIRKATIEDSENIAALLLLAMEDIIYKFIGEKNPKTAYYFLLHFVETENNQYSYQNCFVAEDGNEIVGAVSVYDGAQLHPLRKPIVDYVRLNFNSDFSPEDETQSGEFYIDSVGVSPNHQGKGIGSKLLQFLIEEYVTQNHQTLGLLVEEANPSAKKLYLKLGFKIVGTKTLVGKTMEHLQIS
- a CDS encoding ribonucleotide-diphosphate reductase subunit beta, with translation MSIFDKRINYKPFEYPEVLQFTEAINKAYWVHTEVDFTADTQDFHSHLNAAEKTAIKNSLLAIAQIEVAVKSFWGNIYEHFPKPEFNGLGTTFAECEFRHSEAYSRLLEVLGYNDEFEKLLDIPVIRKRVDYLSDVLKDTKSQDNKKYVISLILFSILIENVSLFSQFAILLSFTRFKGYMKNVSNIIAWTSIDEQIHANGGIFIVNKIREEFPDYFDEETLNLVRETVKNSIDVEADILDWIFEEGEIETINKTDLVNFMKFRIDESLVQINIPTIFNVAADDYKAMAWFEEEVFANSLDDFFAKRPVEYTKHDKSITANDLF